In Blattabacterium cuenoti, a single window of DNA contains:
- the odhB gene encoding 2-oxoglutarate dehydrogenase complex dihydrolipoyllysine-residue succinyltransferase: protein MILKVKVPSPGESINEVEISSWTVKNGEFVSQNQIIAELDSDKATLEITAEQSGIITILVEQGKTIPVGTIICNIDTSKTIKSDNKILNKHQIVQKNVVQKNIANWPSPSAQKIINEHNLIINNIKGTGKNGRITKTDCINSIKNQSLNRSSTITPLSSLRKKVSERLVSVKNQTAMLTTFNEVDMTEIILIRNQYNSIFQEKHGIKLGFMSFFTLASIRGLRLFPDVNAMISIEEKINFNYFDISIAISGPKGLMVPVIRNAENLSFVGIEKEIINLATRVKNGKISINEMKGGNFTITNGGIFGSMLSTPIINPPQSAILGMHKIMNRPIVIQKSIKIRPMMYLALSYDHRIIDGKESVGFLCTIKETLENPIQFLMGGNSLNIPKILEL, encoded by the coding sequence ATGATACTAAAAGTCAAAGTTCCTTCTCCTGGAGAATCCATCAATGAAGTAGAAATTTCTTCATGGACTGTAAAAAATGGAGAATTTGTATCTCAAAATCAAATAATAGCAGAATTAGATTCTGATAAAGCTACTTTAGAAATTACTGCCGAACAAAGTGGAATAATTACTATTTTAGTTGAACAAGGAAAAACAATACCAGTTGGTACAATTATTTGTAACATAGATACTTCAAAAACAATAAAATCCGATAATAAAATATTAAATAAACATCAAATAGTACAAAAAAATGTAGTACAAAAAAATATTGCAAACTGGCCTTCTCCATCTGCTCAAAAAATAATTAACGAACATAATCTAATTATTAATAATATTAAAGGAACTGGAAAAAATGGAAGAATTACAAAAACAGATTGTATTAATTCTATAAAAAATCAATCATTAAATAGATCATCAACAATAACACCTCTTTCTTCACTGAGAAAAAAAGTATCTGAGCGTTTAGTATCTGTTAAAAATCAAACTGCAATGTTAACGACTTTTAATGAAGTAGATATGACTGAAATTATATTAATAAGAAATCAATATAATTCTATTTTTCAAGAAAAACATGGAATTAAATTAGGATTTATGTCATTTTTTACACTTGCCTCTATTAGAGGATTACGTCTATTTCCTGACGTTAATGCAATGATTAGTATAGAAGAAAAAATCAATTTTAATTATTTTGATATTAGTATTGCTATATCTGGACCTAAAGGACTTATGGTCCCAGTTATTCGAAATGCAGAAAATTTATCATTTGTAGGAATAGAAAAAGAAATTATTAATTTAGCTACACGTGTCAAAAATGGTAAAATATCAATAAATGAAATGAAAGGAGGCAATTTTACTATTACTAATGGAGGGATTTTTGGATCAATGTTATCCACTCCAATTATTAATCCACCACAAAGTGCTATTTTAGGAATGCATAAAATTATGAATAGACCTATTGTAATTCAAAAATCTATAAAAATACGTCCTATGATGTATTTAGCATTATCCTATGATCATAGAATTATTGATGGAAAAGAATCAGTAGGGTTTCTTTGTACTATTAAAGAAACTTTAGAAAATCCTATACAATTTTTAATGGGAGGAAATTCATTAAATATTCCAAAAATATTGGAATTATAA
- a CDS encoding alpha/beta hydrolase, with the protein MLLHELSIKHIIRKPINNNIEPPLFLMIHGYGSNENDIFNSIIKQLPNHFFIVSIQGIYTIGPNQYSWYNIDFKKNFTTQKLQIKNYSLLQASETINKINIFIDEAIKKYKLNNNKVWICGFSQGAIISYAIAIKNPYKVKRVMALSGYFENNIFSLKNPTNKQLYSELSMFISHGKYDDIIPIKWVKKGLDILKKEYLIDSFLYKEYESGHWLSDSNHKDLISWIKQNNIYK; encoded by the coding sequence ATGCTTTTACATGAACTTTCGATCAAACATATTATTAGAAAACCAATTAATAATAATATTGAGCCTCCGTTATTTTTAATGATACATGGATATGGTAGTAATGAAAATGATATTTTTAATTCTATTATTAAACAATTACCAAATCATTTTTTTATTGTTAGTATACAAGGCATTTATACTATAGGACCTAATCAATATTCTTGGTATAATATTGATTTTAAAAAAAATTTTACAACACAAAAACTTCAAATCAAAAATTATTCATTACTTCAAGCGTCAGAAACTATTAATAAAATAAATATTTTTATAGATGAAGCCATTAAAAAATATAAATTAAATAATAATAAAGTATGGATATGTGGTTTTAGTCAAGGAGCTATTATTAGTTATGCCATTGCTATTAAAAATCCTTATAAAGTGAAAAGGGTAATGGCACTTAGTGGATATTTTGAAAATAATATTTTTTCATTAAAAAACCCAACAAATAAACAACTTTATAGCGAATTATCTATGTTTATTTCTCATGGAAAATATGATGATATTATTCCTATTAAATGGGTAAAAAAAGGATTGGATATTCTTAAAAAAGAATATTTAATAGATTCATTTTTGTATAAAGAATATGAATCTGGACATTGGCTAAGTGATTCTAATCATAAAGATCTTATTTCTTGGATAAAACAAAATAATATATATAAATGA
- the sucC gene encoding ADP-forming succinate--CoA ligase subunit beta, producing MNLYEFQGRDILTSFSISVPYGLIVDTTEQAVNAAKIIFKKTNTKSIVIKAQILAGGRGKSGGILIAKSLEDVYNKSNSLLGKYLITSQTSQKGELVKKLLITENIYNNNDILNIHNTTLKEYYIAISFNRDIEKNIILYSKKGGINIETNYKNQILQEVIDPGLGLLEFQYRTIEFHLGITNLKYFVYNLYKAYLLYNAILLEINPLIYNNHKIIALDSKITLDNNALFRINKFFITYKKEEKLEKNNNINFIKLEGNVGCMVNGAGLAMATMDMIKSCGGSPSNFLDIGGDANQKKVEQAFNLILKDTSVKVILINIFGGIVRCDDVVHGIINAYNKYIQKNNKYLKIVFRLQGTNAKIAKQILYNNQLPIFYTSTLKEASNKIQEILSS from the coding sequence ATGAATTTATATGAATTCCAAGGACGAGATATTTTAACATCATTTTCAATTTCTGTTCCTTATGGGCTCATTGTCGATACAACAGAACAAGCAGTAAATGCTGCAAAGATTATTTTCAAAAAAACCAACACAAAATCCATTGTAATAAAAGCTCAAATATTAGCTGGAGGTAGAGGTAAAAGTGGAGGAATATTAATAGCAAAATCATTGGAAGATGTATATAATAAATCTAATTCTTTATTAGGTAAATATCTTATAACATCTCAAACTTCACAAAAAGGTGAATTAGTAAAAAAACTTCTTATTACTGAAAATATATACAACAATAATGATATATTAAATATTCATAATACTACACTTAAAGAATATTACATAGCAATATCTTTTAATAGAGATATTGAAAAAAATATAATTTTATATTCTAAAAAAGGTGGAATAAATATTGAAACAAATTATAAAAATCAAATACTTCAAGAAGTAATAGATCCAGGATTAGGATTATTAGAATTTCAATATAGAACAATAGAATTTCACTTAGGCATAACAAATTTGAAATATTTTGTATATAATCTTTATAAAGCATATTTATTATATAATGCTATTTTATTAGAAATTAATCCATTAATTTATAATAATCATAAAATTATTGCATTAGATTCTAAAATAACATTAGATAATAATGCTTTATTTCGTATAAACAAATTTTTTATAACATATAAAAAAGAAGAAAAATTGGAAAAAAATAATAATATTAATTTTATTAAACTTGAAGGAAATGTAGGATGTATGGTAAATGGAGCTGGGTTAGCAATGGCTACAATGGATATGATCAAATCTTGTGGAGGAAGTCCATCAAATTTTTTAGATATAGGTGGAGATGCAAATCAAAAAAAAGTTGAACAAGCATTTAATTTAATTTTAAAAGATACTTCAGTAAAAGTAATTTTAATAAATATTTTTGGAGGAATTGTTAGATGTGATGATGTTGTACACGGAATTATAAATGCATATAATAAATATATTCAAAAAAATAACAAATATCTAAAAATAGTATTTCGTTTACAAGGAACAAATGCAAAAATAGCAAAACAAATACTATATAATAATCAATTGCCTATTTTTTATACTTCTACTTTAAAAGAAGCATCTAATAAAATTCAAGAAATATTATCAAGTTAA
- a CDS encoding ATP-dependent Clp protease ATP-binding subunit yields MKNKNIFCYYNDEDINDENTTFGITESKQGISELNYYVNINAMTNNTPVLDNFGKDLNVIALEGKLDPIIGREHELERIAQILSRRKKNNPLLIGEPGVGKTAIAEGLALKIVQKKISRVLYNKRIVLLDIASIVAGTKYRGQFEERMKAIISESEQNKNLILFIDEIHTIIGAGGTTGSLDASNILKPALTTGNIQCIGTTTLNEYRQYIEKDGALERRFQKIIVQPSTEQETIEILKKIKDKYEGYHNVIYTESAINACVKLTSRYIIDRYFPDKAIDALDEAGANVHMKNIKVPKKIIDLEKILYNIQKEKHQAVKNQKYEEAANIRDKEKELKEQLIKDQILWRQIIKKNKDIVSEIDVKQVVSMMSGVPINKINKYEMKKLNILISLLKTKVIGQDHAIEKIVNSIRINKSGLKDPNSPIGSFIFLGQTGVGKTYLAKEFTKEIFGSEEFLIRIDMSEYMEKFSMSKLIGSPPGYIGYEEGGQLTEILRRRPYSVILFDEIEKAHHDIFNILLQILDYGYLTDSLGKKINFRNTVIILTSNQNTNQFNRTEIGFSNKTKKLNESKYALQNMFSAEFLNRIDDIIIFNPLTYKHIAQITLLELEKIKYHLLELGYNLTISLETQKFIQKKGFDKKYGARPLKRAINTFIKNPISEYIIKGLIQNGNIIKLVMNKNNNNIKINIINK; encoded by the coding sequence TTGAAAAATAAAAATATATTTTGTTATTATAATGATGAAGATATAAATGATGAAAATACAACATTCGGGATAACAGAATCTAAACAAGGAATATCAGAATTGAATTATTATGTAAATATCAATGCAATGACAAATAACACTCCAGTATTAGATAATTTTGGAAAAGATCTAAATGTTATTGCATTGGAAGGAAAATTAGATCCTATAATTGGTAGAGAACATGAATTAGAAAGAATTGCGCAAATATTAAGTAGAAGAAAAAAAAATAATCCATTATTAATAGGAGAACCTGGAGTTGGAAAAACAGCAATAGCTGAAGGATTAGCTTTAAAAATTGTTCAAAAAAAAATATCTAGAGTTTTATATAATAAACGAATTGTGCTACTTGATATAGCTAGTATAGTTGCTGGAACAAAATATAGAGGACAATTTGAAGAAAGAATGAAAGCAATCATTTCTGAATCAGAACAAAATAAAAATTTAATTTTGTTTATAGATGAAATACATACTATAATAGGAGCAGGAGGAACTACTGGATCTTTAGATGCGTCTAATATATTAAAACCAGCTTTAACTACAGGAAATATACAATGTATAGGTACTACAACTTTAAATGAATATAGACAATATATAGAAAAAGATGGTGCATTAGAAAGACGATTTCAAAAAATTATAGTTCAACCATCAACAGAACAAGAAACTATTGAAATATTAAAAAAAATTAAAGACAAATATGAAGGATATCATAATGTAATTTATACAGAATCAGCTATTAATGCTTGTGTCAAGTTAACATCTAGGTATATTATTGATCGTTATTTCCCAGATAAAGCAATTGATGCATTAGATGAAGCAGGTGCTAATGTCCATATGAAAAATATAAAAGTTCCAAAAAAAATCATTGATTTAGAAAAAATACTTTATAATATACAAAAAGAAAAACATCAAGCAGTTAAAAATCAAAAATATGAAGAAGCAGCTAATATAAGAGATAAAGAAAAAGAACTTAAAGAACAATTAATTAAAGATCAAATATTATGGAGACAAATTATTAAAAAAAATAAAGATATAGTATCTGAAATAGATGTAAAACAAGTAGTATCTATGATGAGTGGGGTTCCTATTAATAAAATAAATAAATATGAAATGAAAAAATTAAATATTTTAATATCTTTATTAAAAACTAAAGTAATAGGACAAGATCATGCAATAGAAAAAATAGTTAATTCTATACGAATCAATAAATCTGGATTAAAAGATCCTAATTCTCCAATAGGATCTTTTATTTTTTTAGGACAAACTGGAGTAGGAAAAACCTATTTAGCCAAAGAATTTACTAAAGAAATATTTGGATCAGAAGAATTTTTGATACGTATTGATATGAGTGAATATATGGAAAAATTTTCTATGTCTAAATTAATAGGATCACCACCAGGATATATTGGTTATGAAGAAGGAGGCCAATTAACAGAAATACTACGTCGTAGGCCGTATAGTGTAATTTTATTCGATGAAATTGAAAAAGCTCATCATGATATTTTTAATATTTTATTACAAATTTTAGATTATGGATATCTCACAGATAGTTTAGGTAAAAAAATCAATTTTAGAAATACTGTGATTATTTTGACTTCTAATCAAAATACAAATCAATTTAATAGAACAGAAATTGGATTTTCTAATAAAACAAAAAAATTGAATGAATCCAAATATGCATTACAAAATATGTTTTCTGCAGAATTTTTAAATAGAATAGATGATATTATTATTTTTAATCCTTTAACATATAAACATATTGCTCAAATTACATTATTAGAATTAGAAAAAATAAAATATCATTTACTTGAATTAGGATATAATTTAACGATTTCTTTAGAAACACAAAAATTTATTCAAAAAAAAGGATTTGATAAAAAATATGGTGCAAGGCCACTTAAAAGAGCTATAAATACATTTATAAAAAATCCAATTTCGGAATATATTATAAAAGGTTTAATCCAAAATGGAAATATCATTAAATTAGTAATGAATAAAAATAATAATAATATTAAAATTAATATTATTAATAAATAA
- a CDS encoding DUF3127 domain-containing protein — MEIIGRIKKLFEIQKFGSGFRKREIVITTEEPYPQNILIEFIQDKVDLLESIKLKDKIKVFINIRGREWKNPEGIIKYFNSIQGWKIENIHSSTSNNIVNSKKMISPSLSSDDFDDLPF; from the coding sequence ATGGAAATCATAGGCAGAATAAAAAAATTATTTGAAATACAAAAATTTGGCAGTGGATTTAGAAAAAGAGAAATTGTTATTACAACAGAAGAACCATATCCTCAAAATATATTAATAGAATTTATTCAAGATAAAGTAGATTTGTTAGAATCTATAAAATTGAAAGATAAAATTAAAGTTTTTATTAATATTAGAGGACGAGAATGGAAAAATCCAGAGGGAATAATTAAATATTTTAATTCTATTCAAGGATGGAAAATTGAAAATATTCATTCTTCTACTTCTAATAATATAGTAAATTCTAAAAAAATGATATCCCCATCGTTATCATCTGATGATTTTGATGATTTACCTTTTTAA
- a CDS encoding SPFH domain-containing protein, producing the protein MSIYGILFYGLLIILILSLFSNFIFIVHQETAFIIERLGKFYAIRHAGFHFKMPVIDNLAGKLTLKIQQLDILVDTKTKDNVFIKVKISVQFQVIKSKVYEAFYKLDNSNAQITSYIFDVVRAEVPKMRLDDVFERKNHIADALKRELKESMSGYGYAIIKALVTDLEPDEHVKQAMNRINTAEREKVAAEYKAEAERIKIVAKAKAEAESKKLQGKGTADQRREIAKGILESVEVLNNVGINSQEASALIVVTQHYDTLQSIGEYSKSNLILFPNSPGYASEMLTNMITAFNISNQIKYNTTQKVEHKNIISESRNKENQNNH; encoded by the coding sequence ATGAGTATTTACGGAATATTATTTTATGGATTATTAATTATTTTAATATTATCTTTATTTTCTAATTTTATTTTTATTGTTCATCAAGAAACAGCATTTATTATTGAAAGATTAGGGAAATTTTATGCAATACGACATGCAGGTTTTCATTTTAAAATGCCTGTTATAGATAATTTAGCTGGAAAATTAACATTAAAAATTCAACAATTAGATATTTTAGTGGATACAAAAACTAAAGATAATGTTTTTATAAAAGTAAAGATATCTGTGCAATTTCAAGTTATTAAAAGTAAAGTATATGAAGCTTTTTATAAATTAGATAATTCTAATGCTCAAATCACTTCTTATATTTTTGATGTAGTTAGAGCTGAAGTTCCTAAAATGCGTTTAGATGATGTTTTTGAAAGAAAAAATCATATAGCTGATGCATTAAAAAGAGAATTAAAAGAATCTATGTCAGGTTATGGATATGCTATTATTAAAGCATTAGTAACAGATTTAGAACCTGATGAACATGTTAAACAAGCTATGAATAGAATTAATACTGCAGAAAGAGAAAAAGTAGCAGCAGAATATAAGGCAGAAGCAGAAAGAATTAAAATTGTAGCTAAGGCTAAAGCAGAAGCAGAAAGTAAAAAATTACAAGGAAAGGGAACAGCTGATCAAAGAAGAGAAATAGCAAAAGGGATATTAGAATCAGTGGAAGTTTTAAATAATGTAGGAATTAATTCTCAAGAAGCATCTGCTTTGATTGTAGTTACGCAACATTATGATACACTTCAATCTATAGGAGAATATTCTAAATCAAATTTAATTTTATTTCCAAATTCTCCTGGATATGCTAGTGAAATGTTAACTAATATGATTACGGCTTTTAATATATCTAATCAAATTAAATATAACACAACTCAAAAAGTTGAACATAAAAATATAATATCAGAATCTCGTAACAAAGAGAATCAAAATAATCATTAA
- a CDS encoding iron-sulfur cluster assembly protein yields MNNIDKSLMEEQIISSLKKIYDPEISVDIYELGLIYDIQISNDCKEVKIIMTLTTTNCPVADSLPIKVKNQIELINPIKKVNVMLTFDPPWCREFMSEEARLELGML; encoded by the coding sequence ATGAATAATATAGATAAGAGTTTGATGGAGGAACAAATTATTTCTTCATTGAAGAAAATTTATGATCCAGAAATTTCTGTTGATATTTATGAATTAGGTCTTATTTATGATATTCAAATTTCTAATGATTGTAAAGAAGTGAAAATTATTATGACCCTTACTACAACAAATTGTCCAGTTGCAGATAGTTTACCGATTAAAGTAAAAAATCAAATAGAATTAATAAATCCTATTAAAAAAGTAAATGTAATGTTAACGTTTGATCCACCTTGGTGTAGAGAATTTATGAGTGAAGAAGCACGTTTAGAATTAGGAATGTTATAA
- a CDS encoding M16 family metallopeptidase translates to MTKINRKIPPKPLTNQVVPNIKKPLLFKMNNGLTVLLTENYKFPIIRVHFVLNYPIFLEKEKAGIKKVFGNMLRSGTKNFSKEEIDQKIDYMGSKLFTSFSNISLFSLQKYFEESFFIFSDILINSQFDNIIEFNKIIKQKIIDIDISEKDPNAILERVKNVLYFGINHPYGEYETYKTIQNITLLDLKQLYNQYYCPSISYISFIGSISMKQVMSLCHKYLLKWNKKHIHIIENKINQKFIQKKLEISIVDLPTLTQSFICFGHPVFFKKSDSIYFSALLANGILGVGAQSRLFLKIREKSAYTYGIYSILKPDKYIGYFSIYTQVRNDVTDKAIKDILKTIKEMKDNISNEELDIKKEEICGQFILNLEDPSKINDLFISELKDNLQVGFYEKYLNHIKNVNIYDVYQICKNFFSTTTGQMIIVGNSKKIFNKIQKIGYSIYFFDKFGNKLK, encoded by the coding sequence ATGACCAAGATCAATCGTAAAATACCTCCTAAACCTTTAACTAACCAAGTTGTTCCTAATATTAAAAAACCATTATTATTTAAGATGAATAATGGATTAACTGTTTTATTAACAGAAAATTATAAATTTCCTATTATTAGGGTTCATTTTGTTTTAAATTATCCTATTTTTTTAGAAAAAGAAAAAGCTGGAATTAAAAAAGTATTTGGAAATATGCTTCGTTCTGGAACAAAAAATTTTTCTAAAGAAGAAATTGATCAAAAAATTGATTATATGGGAAGTAAATTATTTACTTCATTTTCAAATATTTCTTTATTTTCCCTGCAAAAATATTTTGAAGAGTCTTTTTTTATTTTTAGTGATATACTTATTAATAGTCAATTTGATAATATCATAGAATTTAATAAAATTATTAAACAAAAAATAATAGATATTGATATCTCAGAAAAAGATCCTAATGCTATTTTAGAACGTGTAAAAAATGTTTTATATTTTGGTATAAATCATCCATATGGAGAATATGAAACATATAAAACTATACAAAATATTACATTACTAGATTTAAAACAATTATATAATCAATATTATTGTCCTAGTATATCTTATATATCTTTTATTGGATCTATTTCTATGAAACAAGTTATGTCATTATGTCATAAATATTTATTAAAATGGAATAAAAAACATATTCATATTATTGAAAATAAAATTAATCAAAAATTTATTCAAAAAAAATTAGAAATATCTATTGTAGATTTACCAACACTTACTCAATCATTTATTTGTTTTGGACATCCTGTGTTTTTTAAAAAAAGTGATTCTATATATTTTTCTGCTTTATTAGCAAATGGCATTTTAGGTGTGGGAGCACAAAGTAGGTTATTTTTAAAAATTAGAGAAAAAAGTGCTTATACTTATGGTATTTATTCAATTTTAAAACCAGATAAATATATAGGATATTTTTCTATTTATACACAAGTAAGAAATGATGTGACGGATAAAGCAATTAAAGATATTTTAAAAACAATCAAGGAAATGAAAGATAACATATCTAATGAAGAATTAGATATTAAAAAAGAAGAAATATGTGGTCAATTTATTCTAAATTTAGAAGATCCATCAAAAATAAATGATTTATTTATTAGTGAATTAAAAGATAATTTACAAGTTGGATTTTATGAAAAATATTTAAATCATATCAAAAATGTTAATATATATGATGTTTATCAAATATGTAAAAATTTTTTTTCTACAACAACAGGTCAAATGATAATTGTTGGAAATTCTAAAAAAATTTTTAATAAAATACAAAAAATAGGTTATTCTATTTATTTTTTTGATAAATTTGGAAATAAATTAAAATGA
- a CDS encoding M16 family metallopeptidase — protein MHNYIINFSEYKLSNGLHIILHQDKTNPIVYISVLYHVGSKDERPGKYGFAHFFEHLMFEETKYINKGEYFKYIASNGGYNNAYTSQDETYYYDILPSNKLPLALWLESERMLHLKIDEPSINIQREVVKEERKMHIDNMPYAKAISEIIPSLLFKKHPYKNPIIGFEKDLNSATLYDFKKFYNTYYVPNNAILLIAGDFNIEETKDLINKYFSIIPSGKSKIYKVQIQEKSINKEIFFTCIDNNIQVPGVFFSYRLPEINNEDIFILKVIENILCSGESSRIVKNIVNKKQTASYAGSYIETMEHYGIFTIYGLINRGIILDELSNTIDNEIEIFQDQLITEEELNKQKNYFESKFFSDNSFLEGIGSNLSHYSLYYKNINLINTYIEKYKNISFEDIKRVSNKYLNKNNRVRLYNITSN, from the coding sequence ATGCATAATTATATAATTAATTTTAGTGAATATAAATTATCAAATGGATTACATATTATTTTACATCAAGATAAAACAAATCCTATAGTATATATTTCTGTTTTATATCATGTTGGAAGTAAAGATGAAAGGCCTGGAAAATATGGATTTGCTCATTTTTTTGAACATTTAATGTTTGAAGAAACTAAATATATTAATAAAGGAGAATATTTTAAATATATAGCTTCTAATGGAGGATATAATAATGCATATACTAGTCAAGATGAAACTTATTATTATGATATACTACCATCAAATAAATTGCCTTTAGCTTTGTGGTTAGAATCAGAACGAATGTTACATCTTAAAATCGATGAACCAAGTATTAATATTCAAAGAGAAGTAGTAAAAGAAGAAAGAAAAATGCATATAGATAATATGCCATATGCCAAAGCTATATCAGAAATTATTCCATCATTATTATTTAAAAAACATCCTTATAAAAATCCAATAATTGGATTTGAGAAAGATTTAAATTCAGCTACTCTTTACGATTTTAAAAAGTTTTATAATACGTATTATGTTCCTAATAATGCTATTTTATTAATAGCTGGAGATTTTAATATCGAAGAAACAAAAGATTTAATTAATAAGTATTTTTCTATTATTCCTAGTGGAAAATCTAAAATTTATAAAGTACAAATTCAAGAAAAATCTATTAATAAAGAAATTTTTTTTACATGTATCGATAATAATATACAAGTACCAGGAGTGTTTTTTTCATATAGATTACCAGAAATTAATAATGAAGATATTTTCATTTTAAAAGTAATAGAAAATATCCTTTGTTCAGGAGAAAGTTCAAGAATTGTTAAAAATATTGTTAATAAAAAACAAACTGCATCATATGCAGGTTCATATATAGAAACAATGGAACATTATGGAATATTTACTATATATGGATTAATAAATAGAGGGATAATATTAGATGAATTATCAAATACAATAGATAATGAAATAGAAATATTTCAAGATCAATTAATTACAGAAGAAGAATTAAATAAACAAAAAAATTATTTTGAAAGTAAATTTTTTTCTGATAATTCTTTTTTAGAAGGAATAGGTTCAAATTTATCTCATTATTCTTTATATTATAAAAATATTAATTTAATTAATACTTATATTGAAAAATATAAAAATATATCATTTGAAGATATTAAAAGAGTATCTAATAAATATTTAAATAAAAATAATAGAGTTCGTTTATATAATATTACATCTAATTAA